In a genomic window of Streptococcus oralis subsp. tigurinus:
- the rpsA gene encoding 30S ribosomal protein S1: protein MNEFEDLLNSVSQVEPGDVVSAEVLTVDATQANVAISGTGVEGVLTLRELTNDRDADINDFVKVGEVLDVLVLRQVVGKDTDTVTYLVSKKRLEARKAWDKLVGREEEVVTVKGTRAVKGGLSVEFEGVRGFIPASMLDTRFVRNTERFVGQEFDAKIKEVDPKENRFILSRREVVEAATAAARAEVFSKLAVGDVVTGKVARITSFGAFIDLGGVDGLVHLTELSHERNVSPKSVVTVGEEIEVKVLDLNEEEGRVSLSLKATTPGPWDGVEQKLAKGDVVEGTVKRLTDFGAFVEVLPGIDGLVHVSQISHKRIENPKETLTVGQEVTVKVLDVNADAERVSLSIKALEERPAQEEGQKEEKRAARPRRPKRQEKRDFELPETQTGFSMADLFGDIEL, encoded by the coding sequence ATGAACGAATTTGAAGATTTGCTAAATAGCGTTAGCCAAGTTGAGCCTGGTGATGTTGTTAGTGCTGAAGTATTGACAGTTGATGCGACTCAAGCTAACGTTGCAATCTCTGGGACTGGTGTTGAAGGTGTCTTGACTCTTCGCGAATTGACAAACGATCGCGATGCAGATATCAATGACTTTGTGAAAGTAGGAGAAGTATTGGATGTTCTTGTACTTCGTCAAGTAGTTGGTAAAGATACTGATACAGTTACATACCTTGTATCTAAAAAACGCCTTGAAGCTCGCAAAGCATGGGACAAACTTGTAGGACGCGAAGAAGAAGTTGTTACTGTTAAAGGAACTCGTGCCGTTAAAGGTGGACTTTCAGTAGAATTTGAAGGTGTTCGTGGATTCATCCCAGCTTCAATGTTGGATACTCGTTTCGTACGTAACACTGAGCGTTTCGTAGGTCAAGAATTTGATGCTAAAATCAAAGAAGTTGACCCTAAAGAAAATCGCTTCATCCTTTCACGTCGTGAAGTTGTTGAAGCAGCTACTGCAGCAGCTCGTGCTGAAGTATTCAGTAAATTAGCTGTTGGTGATGTCGTAACTGGTAAAGTTGCTCGTATCACTAGTTTTGGTGCTTTCATCGACCTTGGTGGTGTTGACGGATTGGTTCACTTGACTGAATTGTCACACGAACGTAACGTATCACCTAAATCAGTTGTAACTGTTGGTGAAGAAATCGAAGTTAAAGTCCTTGATCTTAATGAAGAAGAAGGACGCGTATCCCTTTCACTTAAAGCAACAACACCTGGACCATGGGATGGCGTTGAGCAAAAATTGGCTAAAGGTGATGTAGTAGAAGGAACAGTTAAACGTTTGACTGACTTCGGTGCATTTGTTGAAGTATTGCCAGGTATCGATGGACTTGTTCACGTATCACAAATTTCACACAAACGTATCGAAAATCCAAAAGAAACTCTTACTGTTGGTCAAGAAGTTACTGTTAAAGTACTCGATGTTAACGCTGACGCAGAACGCGTATCTCTTTCTATCAAAGCTCTTGAAGAACGTCCAGCTCAAGAAGAAGGACAAAAAGAAGAAAAACGTGCTGCTCGTCCACGTCGTCCAAAACGTCAAGAAAAACGTGATTTCGAACTTCCAGAAACACAAACAGGATTCTCAATGGCTGACTTGTTCGGTGATATCGAACTTTAA
- a CDS encoding GAF domain-containing protein, with the protein MLDSEKQSRYQLLNEELSYLLEGESNVLANLSNASALLKSRFPNTVFAGFYLFDGSELILGPFQGGVSCIRISLGKGVCGEAAEFQETVLVGDVSTYPNYISCDSKAKSEIVVPMLKNGQLLGVLDLDSSLIDDYNAIDRDYLEQFVAILLEKTEWDFTMFEEKA; encoded by the coding sequence ATGTTAGATTCAGAAAAACAATCACGTTATCAACTGTTGAATGAGGAACTCTCTTATTTACTAGAGGGTGAGAGCAATGTTCTTGCCAATCTTTCGAATGCTAGCGCCCTCCTAAAATCTCGCTTTCCAAATACTGTATTTGCAGGTTTTTATCTGTTTGATGGTAGTGAGTTGATTTTAGGTCCTTTTCAGGGTGGTGTTTCTTGTATTCGCATTTCGCTTGGGAAAGGCGTATGTGGAGAAGCTGCCGAGTTTCAAGAGACTGTTTTAGTAGGGGATGTGAGCACCTATCCAAACTACATTTCTTGCGATAGTAAGGCCAAGAGTGAAATCGTAGTTCCCATGCTCAAGAATGGTCAATTGCTGGGTGTCTTAGATTTGGACTCTTCTCTTATTGATGATTATAATGCCATTGACCGCGATTACTTGGAACAATTTGTTGCTATTTTGCTTGAGAAGACAGAATGGGACTTTACGATGTTTGAGGAGAAAGCCTAA
- the dnaX gene encoding DNA polymerase III subunit gamma/tau, with amino-acid sequence MYQALYRKYRSQTFSQLVGQEVVAKTLKQAVEQEKISHAYLFSGPRGTGKTSVAKIFAKAMNCPNQVDGEPCNHCYICQAVTEGSLEDVIEMDAASNNGVDEIREIRDKSTYAPSLARYKVYIIDEVHMLSTGAFNALLKTLEEPTQNVVFILATTELHKIPATILSRVQRFEFKSIKTQDIKEHIYHILEKENISSEPEAVEIIARRAEGGMRDALSILDQALSLTQGNELTTAISEEITGAISLSALDDYVAALSQQDVPKALDSLNLLFENGKSMTRFVTDLLQYLRDLLVVQTGGENTHHSPVFMDNLALSQESLFEMIRIATVSLADMKASLQPKIYAEMMTIRLAEIKPEPVLSETVEGEIAALRQEVARLKQELANVETAPKQVVPVPSRPATSKTVYQVDRNKVQTILQEAVENPDLARQNLIRLQNAWGEVIESLAGPDKALLVGSQPVAANEHHAILAFESNFNAGQTMKRDNLNTMFGNILSQAAGFSPEILAISLEEWKEVRAAFSAKAKSSQVEKEAEDSLIPEGFEFLADKVKVEED; translated from the coding sequence ATGTATCAAGCACTTTATCGAAAATATAGAAGCCAAACTTTTTCACAATTGGTCGGACAAGAGGTAGTGGCTAAAACCCTAAAACAAGCAGTCGAGCAGGAAAAGATTAGTCATGCCTATCTTTTCTCAGGCCCTCGTGGAACTGGGAAAACAAGTGTAGCCAAGATTTTTGCCAAGGCCATGAACTGCCCAAATCAAGTGGATGGAGAACCATGTAATCACTGCTATATCTGTCAGGCAGTGACAGAAGGTAGCCTAGAAGATGTTATTGAAATGGATGCGGCTTCAAATAATGGAGTTGATGAAATCCGTGAAATTCGTGACAAATCTACCTATGCACCTAGCTTGGCACGTTACAAGGTCTATATCATAGACGAGGTTCATATGCTGTCTACGGGAGCCTTTAATGCGCTTTTGAAGACTCTTGAGGAGCCAACTCAAAATGTTGTCTTTATCTTGGCGACCACTGAATTGCATAAGATTCCAGCAACTATTTTATCGCGTGTTCAACGTTTTGAGTTCAAATCGATTAAAACTCAAGATATCAAGGAGCATATTTATCATATTCTAGAAAAAGAAAATATCAGTTCTGAACCGGAGGCTGTGGAAATCATTGCCAGACGAGCTGAAGGTGGAATGCGGGATGCCTTGTCCATTCTGGATCAAGCTTTGAGTTTAACACAGGGAAACGAGCTCACGACTGCTATCTCTGAGGAGATTACAGGCGCCATTAGTTTATCAGCACTAGATGACTATGTAGCTGCCTTGTCTCAGCAGGATGTTCCAAAAGCACTTGATTCTTTGAATCTTTTATTTGAGAATGGCAAGAGCATGACTCGTTTTGTGACGGATCTCTTGCAGTATTTGCGTGATTTACTGGTCGTCCAGACGGGTGGCGAAAATACTCATCATAGTCCAGTTTTTATGGACAATCTAGCTTTATCTCAGGAAAGCCTCTTTGAAATGATTCGAATAGCGACTGTGAGCTTGGCAGATATGAAAGCAAGCCTGCAACCTAAGATTTATGCTGAGATGATGACCATTCGTTTAGCTGAGATTAAGCCTGAGCCAGTGCTTTCAGAAACTGTCGAAGGTGAAATAGCTGCACTGAGACAGGAAGTCGCTCGTCTCAAACAAGAACTTGCCAATGTTGAAACGGCTCCTAAACAAGTGGTGCCAGTTCCTAGCCGTCCAGCCACTTCCAAGACAGTCTATCAAGTGGATCGCAACAAAGTTCAGACTATCCTGCAAGAAGCTGTCGAAAATCCTGATTTGGCACGGCAAAACTTGATTCGCCTCCAAAATGCATGGGGAGAAGTGATTGAAAGCTTAGCTGGTCCGGATAAGGCTCTGCTCGTTGGTTCTCAACCAGTTGCGGCAAACGAACATCATGCTATTTTAGCCTTTGAGTCTAATTTCAATGCAGGGCAAACCATGAAACGGGACAATCTCAATACCATGTTTGGCAACATCCTCAGTCAGGCAGCAGGTTTTTCACCTGAAATCTTAGCCATTTCCCTAGAGGAATGGAAAGAGGTTCGAGCGGCCTTTTCAGCTAAAGCTAAATCTTCTCAAGTTGAAAAAGAAGCAGAAGACAGTCTGATTCCAGAAGGATTTGAATTTTTGGCTGATAAAGTGAAGGTAGAGGAAGACTAA
- a CDS encoding DUF3272 family protein, whose translation MNRQQFIMIALFTAAETYFFNEAWMTGRYFMAAFWAILLFRNFRLSYVMGKIVDTIDQHLNRKD comes from the coding sequence ATGAATAGACAACAATTTATTATGATAGCGTTATTTACGGCTGCTGAGACTTATTTTTTCAATGAAGCCTGGATGACCGGGCGTTATTTCATGGCAGCCTTTTGGGCGATTCTACTCTTTCGAAATTTTAGGTTAAGTTACGTGATGGGGAAAATTGTAGACACCATTGATCAGCACCTAAACCGCAAGGACTAG
- the sufC gene encoding Fe-S cluster assembly ATPase SufC, whose translation MSVLEIKDLHVEIEGKEILKGVNLTLKTGEIAAIMGPNGTGKSTLSAAIMGNPNYEVTKGEVLFDGVNILELEVDERARMGLFLAMQYPSEIPGITNAEFLRAAMNAGKEDDEKFSVREFITKLDEKMELLNMKEEMAERYLNEGFSGGEKKRNEILQLLMLEPTFALLDEIDSGLDIDALKVVSKGVNAMRSEGFGAMIITHYQRLLNYITPDVVHVMMEGRVVLSGGPELAARLEREGYAKLAEELGYDYKEEL comes from the coding sequence ATGTCAGTATTAGAGATCAAAGATCTTCACGTTGAGATTGAAGGAAAAGAAATTTTGAAAGGAGTCAATCTGACTCTGAAAACAGGAGAAATCGCTGCTATCATGGGACCAAATGGTACTGGTAAATCGACTCTTTCTGCCGCTATCATGGGAAATCCAAACTATGAAGTCACAAAAGGTGAGGTCTTGTTTGATGGAGTAAACATCCTTGAGTTGGAAGTGGACGAGCGTGCGCGTATGGGACTTTTCCTTGCTATGCAATACCCGTCTGAAATTCCAGGCATTACCAATGCTGAGTTCCTTCGTGCAGCCATGAATGCTGGAAAAGAAGATGATGAAAAGTTTTCAGTTCGTGAGTTCATCACTAAACTAGACGAGAAAATGGAATTGCTCAACATGAAAGAAGAAATGGCAGAGCGCTACCTCAACGAAGGTTTCTCTGGTGGAGAGAAAAAACGTAATGAAATTCTACAACTCTTGATGTTGGAACCAACTTTTGCCCTTCTTGATGAGATTGACTCAGGTCTTGATATCGATGCTCTTAAAGTTGTGTCTAAAGGTGTCAATGCTATGCGTAGCGAAGGCTTTGGTGCTATGATCATCACTCACTACCAACGTCTTTTGAACTACATCACACCAGACGTGGTACACGTAATGATGGAAGGTCGTGTTGTCCTTTCTGGTGGTCCAGAATTGGCTGCGCGTCTAGAACGTGAAGGATACGCAAAACTAGCTGAAGAACTTGGCTACGACTACAAGGAAGAATTGTAA
- the sufD gene encoding Fe-S cluster assembly protein SufD: MTKETIKLFSEMHAEPSWLSDLRQKAFDKIESLELPVIERVKFHRWNLGDGTITESEPSANVPDFTALDNHLKLVQVGTQTVFEQTPVELAEQGVIFTDFHSALEEIPELIEEFFMSSVKYDDDKLAAYHTAYFNSGAVLYIPDNVEITEPIEGIFYQDSDSDVPFNKHILIIAGKNSKISYLERLESRGGGSAKATANITVEVIARSGAQVKFAAIDRLGENVTAYISRRGKLGNDASIDWAIGVMNEGNVVADFDSDLIGNGSHADLKAVALSSGRQVQGIDTRVTNYGCNSIGNILQHGVILEKATLTFNGIGHIIKGAKGADAQQESRVLMLSDQARSDANPILLIDENDVTAGHAASIGQVDPEDMYYLMSRGLDKATAERLVVRGFLGSVIVEIPVKEVRDEMIATIEEKLSKR; the protein is encoded by the coding sequence ATGACTAAAGAAACTATTAAACTTTTTTCAGAAATGCACGCTGAACCAAGCTGGTTGTCTGACCTCCGTCAAAAAGCTTTTGATAAGATTGAGAGTTTAGAATTACCAGTTATTGAGCGTGTGAAATTCCATCGTTGGAATCTAGGTGATGGAACGATTACAGAAAGTGAGCCATCAGCAAATGTTCCTGACTTCACGGCTCTAGATAATCACTTGAAGTTGGTGCAAGTAGGAACTCAAACTGTTTTTGAACAAACACCAGTTGAATTGGCTGAACAGGGTGTTATCTTCACAGACTTCCATTCAGCTTTAGAAGAAATTCCAGAGCTGATCGAAGAATTCTTCATGTCATCTGTTAAGTATGACGATGACAAGTTGGCAGCCTACCACACAGCTTACTTTAATAGTGGCGCTGTTCTCTACATCCCTGATAATGTTGAGATTACAGAACCAATCGAAGGGATTTTCTACCAAGACAGCGATAGCGATGTGCCATTTAACAAGCATATCCTTATCATTGCTGGTAAAAACTCTAAAATAAGCTATCTTGAACGTCTAGAGTCACGAGGGGGTGGCAGTGCAAAAGCAACTGCCAATATCACAGTTGAAGTGATTGCTCGTTCTGGTGCGCAAGTGAAATTTGCTGCTATTGACCGTCTAGGTGAAAATGTCACTGCCTACATTAGCCGTCGTGGTAAACTAGGCAACGATGCAAGCATTGACTGGGCAATCGGTGTCATGAACGAAGGAAATGTTGTTGCTGATTTTGATAGCGACTTGATTGGGAATGGTAGCCATGCTGACCTTAAAGCCGTAGCTCTTTCAAGTGGTCGTCAGGTGCAAGGGATTGACACTCGCGTAACTAACTATGGTTGCAACTCTATTGGAAATATCCTGCAACATGGAGTTATTCTTGAGAAAGCAACTTTGACATTCAATGGTATCGGTCACATCATCAAGGGTGCTAAGGGAGCGGATGCCCAACAAGAGAGTCGAGTTCTCATGCTTTCAGACCAGGCGCGTTCAGATGCCAACCCAATTCTTTTGATTGATGAAAATGATGTTACTGCAGGTCACGCGGCGTCTATCGGACAAGTTGATCCAGAAGATATGTATTACCTCATGAGCCGTGGATTGGATAAGGCAACTGCAGAACGCTTGGTTGTTCGTGGTTTCCTTGGCTCTGTTATCGTTGAGATTCCAGTTAAGGAAGTTCGTGATGAAATGATTGCGACTATCGAAGAAAAATTGTCAAAACGCTAA
- a CDS encoding cysteine desulfurase: MLDVEAIRKDFPILDQIVNDEPLVYLDNAATTQKPLAVLETINRYYEQENANVHRGVHTLAERATASYEGARETIRKFINAGSTKEVLFTRGTTTSLNWVARYAEEVLTEGDQVLISVMEHHSNIIPWQEACRKTGAELVYVYLKDGSLDMADLQVKLTDKVKFVSLAHASNVLGVVNPIKEITQMAHQVGAIMVVDGAQSTPHMKIDVQDLDVDFFAFSGHKMAGPTGIGVLYGKEKYLNQMSPVEFGGEMIDFVYEQSASWKELPWKFEAGTPNMAGAIGLAAAVDYLEKIGMDVIEAHEQELIAYVYPKLQAIEGLTIYGSQDLAQRSGVIAFNLGELHPHDLATALDYEGVAVRAGHHCAQPLLQYLDVPATARASFYIYNTKADCDKLVDALQKTKEFFNGTF; encoded by the coding sequence ATGTTAGATGTAGAAGCGATTCGCAAGGATTTTCCAATTTTAGACCAGATTGTCAACGATGAACCTCTGGTCTATCTGGACAATGCTGCGACGACACAAAAACCACTAGCAGTTCTTGAAACAATCAACCGCTACTATGAGCAGGAAAATGCCAACGTTCACCGTGGTGTTCATACCTTGGCAGAGAGAGCAACTGCTTCTTATGAGGGGGCTCGTGAAACCATTCGTAAGTTTATCAATGCAGGCTCTACAAAAGAAGTTCTCTTTACCAGAGGAACGACAACCAGTCTTAACTGGGTAGCACGTTATGCTGAAGAAGTGTTGACTGAGGGAGATCAGGTCTTGATTTCCGTCATGGAACACCATTCCAATATCATTCCTTGGCAGGAGGCCTGCCGCAAGACTGGAGCGGAGCTCGTCTATGTTTATCTCAAGGACGGATCTCTGGATATGGCTGACTTGCAGGTGAAATTAACTGACAAGGTCAAATTTGTTTCACTAGCTCACGCTTCAAATGTTCTGGGTGTGGTCAATCCTATTAAAGAAATCACGCAAATGGCTCACCAAGTTGGAGCCATCATGGTGGTGGATGGTGCTCAGTCTACGCCTCATATGAAGATTGATGTACAGGACTTGGATGTGGACTTCTTTGCCTTTTCAGGTCATAAGATGGCTGGTCCAACTGGTATTGGTGTTCTTTACGGTAAAGAAAAATATCTCAATCAAATGTCACCAGTAGAATTTGGTGGCGAAATGATTGATTTCGTTTATGAGCAATCTGCTAGTTGGAAGGAATTGCCTTGGAAATTCGAGGCTGGAACTCCAAATATGGCAGGTGCTATCGGACTTGCTGCTGCAGTGGATTACCTAGAAAAGATTGGTATGGATGTTATTGAAGCTCATGAACAAGAACTGATTGCATATGTCTATCCAAAACTGCAGGCAATTGAAGGACTGACTATTTATGGTTCACAAGACTTGGCGCAACGATCGGGTGTTATTGCCTTTAATCTAGGCGAACTCCATCCTCACGATCTTGCGACTGCTTTGGATTATGAAGGAGTAGCCGTTCGTGCGGGTCACCACTGTGCCCAACCCTTGCTCCAGTATTTGGATGTCCCAGCAACAGCTCGCGCAAGTTTTTATATCTACAATACCAAGGCAGATTGCGACAAACTAGTCGATGCCTTACAAAAGACAAAGGAGTTTTTCAATGGCACTTTCTAA
- the sufU gene encoding Fe-S cluster assembly sulfur transfer protein SufU — translation MALSKLDSLYMAVVADHSKNPHHQGKLEDAEQISLNNPTCGDVINLSVKFDAEDRLEDIAFLNSGCTISTASASMMTDAVVGKTKQEILELATIFSEMVQGQKDKRQDQLGDAAFLSGVAKFPQRIKCATLAWNALKKTIENQDN, via the coding sequence ATGGCACTTTCTAAACTAGATAGCCTTTATATGGCAGTGGTAGCAGACCATTCGAAAAATCCACATCACCAAGGGAAGTTAGAAGACGCTGAACAAATCAGTCTCAACAATCCAACCTGTGGGGATGTTATTAATCTCTCTGTCAAGTTTGATGCAGAGGACCGCTTGGAGGATATCGCTTTTCTAAACTCAGGCTGTACTATCTCAACTGCCTCTGCAAGCATGATGACAGATGCTGTTGTGGGCAAGACCAAACAAGAAATTTTAGAACTTGCGACTATTTTTTCTGAAATGGTTCAAGGGCAAAAAGATAAGCGTCAAGACCAACTTGGAGACGCGGCCTTCTTATCAGGTGTTGCCAAATTCCCTCAAAGAATAAAGTGTGCAACTCTAGCTTGGAACGCCCTTAAGAAGACAATTGAAAATCAAGATAACTGA
- the sufB gene encoding Fe-S cluster assembly protein SufB — protein sequence MAEERVEPKPIDLGEYKFGFHDDVEPVLSTGKGLNEDVIRELSAAKGEPEWMLEFRLKSYETFKKMPMQTWGADLSEIDFDDLIYYQKPSDKPARSWDDVPEKIKETFERIGIPEAERAYLAGASAQYESEVVYHNMKEEFQKLGIIFTDTDSALKEYPDLFKQYFAKLVPPTDNKLAALNSAVWSGGTFIYVPKGVKVDIPLQTYFRINNENTGQFERTLIIVDEGASVHYVEGCTAPTYSSNSLHAAIVEIFALDGAYMRYTTIQNWSDNVYNLVTKRAKALKDATVEWIDGNLGAKTTMKYPSVYLDGEGARGTMLSIAFANAGQHQDTGAKMIHNAPHTSSSIVSKSIAKGGGKVDYRGQVTFNKNSKKSVSHIECDTIIMDDLSASDTIPFNEIHNSQVALEHEAKVSKISEEQLYYLMSRGLSESEATEMIVMGFVEPFTKELPMEYAVELNRLISYEMEGSVG from the coding sequence ATGGCTGAAGAAAGAGTAGAACCAAAACCAATTGACCTTGGTGAATATAAATTTGGTTTCCATGACGATGTAGAGCCTGTCCTATCGACAGGAAAAGGATTGAATGAAGATGTCATTCGTGAACTATCAGCTGCTAAGGGAGAACCTGAGTGGATGCTAGAATTCCGTTTGAAGTCTTATGAAACTTTCAAAAAAATGCCCATGCAAACTTGGGGAGCAGACTTGTCAGAGATTGACTTTGATGACCTGATTTATTATCAAAAACCATCTGATAAGCCAGCCCGTTCGTGGGATGATGTTCCTGAAAAAATCAAAGAAACCTTTGAACGTATCGGGATTCCAGAAGCTGAGCGTGCTTATCTAGCTGGTGCCTCTGCCCAGTACGAGTCAGAAGTGGTTTACCACAATATGAAGGAAGAGTTCCAAAAATTGGGGATTATCTTTACAGATACGGATTCTGCTCTCAAGGAATACCCAGATTTGTTTAAACAATACTTTGCGAAGTTGGTACCGCCGACAGATAACAAGTTGGCAGCCCTCAACTCAGCAGTATGGTCTGGTGGAACCTTTATCTACGTGCCAAAAGGTGTCAAGGTAGATATTCCACTTCAAACTTATTTCCGTATCAATAACGAAAATACAGGTCAGTTTGAACGTACCTTGATTATCGTTGACGAGGGAGCAAGCGTCCATTACGTAGAAGGATGTACAGCACCAACATATTCAAGCAATAGCTTGCACGCTGCCATTGTAGAAATTTTTGCTTTGGACGGAGCTTACATGCGCTATACAACTATCCAAAACTGGTCTGATAATGTCTATAACTTGGTAACAAAACGTGCCAAAGCCTTGAAAGATGCGACTGTTGAATGGATTGATGGAAACTTAGGTGCCAAAACAACCATGAAATACCCATCTGTTTACCTAGATGGAGAAGGTGCGCGTGGAACCATGCTCTCCATCGCCTTTGCTAATGCAGGGCAACACCAAGATACGGGTGCCAAGATGATCCACAACGCTCCACATACAAGCTCATCTATTGTTTCAAAATCCATCGCTAAAGGCGGAGGAAAGGTGGACTACCGTGGACAAGTAACCTTCAACAAGAACTCTAAGAAATCTGTTTCTCACATCGAGTGTGATACCATTATCATGGATGACTTGTCAGCATCTGATACCATTCCATTTAATGAAATTCATAACTCGCAAGTTGCTTTGGAGCACGAAGCCAAGGTATCTAAGATTTCAGAAGAACAACTCTACTACCTCATGAGTCGTGGTTTGTCAGAATCTGAGGCAACCGAGATGATTGTCATGGGATTTGTCGAACCCTTCACTAAAGAACTTCCAATGGAATACGCGGTTGAGCTGAACCGCTTGATTAGCTATGAAATGGAAGGTTCTGTTGGGTAA
- a CDS encoding APC family permease, which produces MNIFRTKDVSLRQTEMRRHLKLWDLILLGIGAMVGTGIFTITGTAAATLAGPSLVISIVISALCVSLSALFFAEFASRVPATGGAYSYLYAILGELPAWIAGWLTIMEFMTAVSGVASGWAAYFKGLLSDYGISMPQALNGTFNPEQGTYIDLLPILVLTLVTGLVLLNSKAALRFNSLLVVLKFSALALFILVGIWYIKPENWSNFAPFGFGQIYGGSTGIMAGASLMFFGFLGFESISMAVDEIQSPQKNIPRGIVLSLTIVTILYALVTLVLTGIVHYSKLNVDDAVAFSLRSIGIGWAANYVSLVAILTLITVCISMTYALSRMIYSLARDGLLPQSFKQLSKTSRVPKNATLLTGVASAIAAGVFPLASIAAFLNICTLAYLILLAYGIIKLRKDKGMPKKGEFKTPLVPLLPILSILICVSFMLQYSLDTWIAFGIALVVGLVIYFTYGFRHSTLAEEK; this is translated from the coding sequence ATGAATATTTTTAGAACCAAGGATGTTAGTCTGAGACAGACAGAGATGCGTCGCCATTTGAAATTGTGGGATTTGATTTTATTGGGAATCGGTGCCATGGTAGGGACGGGGATTTTCACCATTACAGGAACAGCAGCGGCTACTCTAGCTGGTCCCTCACTAGTGATTTCCATTGTGATTTCTGCCTTATGTGTTTCTTTATCAGCTCTCTTTTTTGCAGAATTTGCCTCTCGTGTACCCGCAACTGGGGGTGCTTATAGTTATCTCTATGCGATTTTGGGAGAATTGCCAGCCTGGATTGCTGGCTGGTTGACCATCATGGAATTCATGACGGCTGTTTCAGGTGTGGCGTCTGGCTGGGCAGCTTACTTTAAGGGCTTACTCAGTGATTATGGTATTTCCATGCCCCAAGCCTTGAATGGAACCTTTAATCCTGAACAGGGAACCTATATCGATCTTCTACCTATTCTAGTACTTACCTTGGTAACAGGATTGGTTTTATTAAATTCCAAGGCAGCCTTACGCTTTAATTCGCTTCTAGTCGTCTTGAAATTCTCTGCTCTTGCTTTGTTTATTCTAGTTGGTATTTGGTACATCAAGCCTGAAAATTGGTCAAATTTTGCTCCTTTTGGCTTTGGTCAGATTTATGGAGGAAGCACTGGGATTATGGCAGGTGCATCTTTGATGTTCTTTGGATTTCTCGGATTTGAGTCTATTTCCATGGCAGTTGATGAAATCCAAAGCCCGCAAAAAAATATTCCTCGAGGAATTGTACTTTCTCTGACAATCGTCACCATTCTCTATGCCTTGGTAACCTTAGTATTGACAGGGATTGTTCACTACAGTAAGCTCAATGTGGACGATGCAGTAGCATTTTCATTACGGAGTATTGGTATCGGCTGGGCGGCCAATTATGTTTCGCTTGTAGCCATTCTCACCCTGATAACGGTATGTATTTCCATGACTTATGCTTTGTCTCGAATGATATACAGCTTAGCACGTGATGGACTTTTACCCCAAAGTTTCAAACAATTAAGCAAGACCAGTCGCGTTCCTAAAAATGCGACTCTCTTAACAGGAGTTGCTTCAGCCATTGCTGCAGGAGTCTTTCCTCTAGCCAGTATTGCAGCCTTCTTAAATATCTGTACCTTAGCTTATCTCATTTTACTAGCCTACGGAATAATAAAACTCAGAAAAGATAAGGGTATGCCCAAAAAAGGAGAGTTTAAAACTCCCTTGGTACCACTTTTGCCAATCCTTTCCATCCTTATCTGTGTTTCCTTTATGCTTCAATATAGTCTAGATACCTGGATTGCCTTTGGCATTGCTCTTGTAGTTGGTCTAGTCATTTACTTTACTTATGGGTTCCGCCATTCAACTCTCGCAGAAGAAAAATAA